TGTTAGCATCTTTAAATTCTTTTACATCTTGTGTAAAATTATCTTTTCCAGAATTTTTATTAAATTTATCTGCTTTTTCACATTCAACAAAAGCCGTCCAGTAATATTTCCCCTCAATTTTCACCAGTTCAGCCTGATATTTCACGATTTGAACATCTTTTAACACTTTTTCCAGCTTTTCCTGCTCAAATTCCTCTATTTTATCATCAAATGGCAATGTTACTATTTTTAACACCTCAATTTCCCCCTCTTTATTTAAAATTTGTAACTTTTATTTATTCAAATATTTTACAAATTCTTTTTCATTACTTCCAATTTCTTTAGTATTTTTATTCACTTCAGCCTTCAAGTAATTATCAATTTCATCTCTCGTAAATTCGGCTATAATTTTATTATTTGAAACATCTTCATATTTCACAAATGATAAATTTTCAATTAAAGCAAATAACACAGCCGAATTTTTAAGAAACTCATTTTTTTCAGGAATTTTTCCAGAATTTATATTTAATTTAACAAGTACTCCATAAGGCTCTTTTTCCGACAAAATTTGTACAGAATTATAACTTGTTTTCTTGGGATATTTTAAATTTGATAAAATATTCATTACTTTAGAATTGTCGCCCACATATTTTGTTTTATATTCATAAGTATTTTTATTAGAATTTTGTGATTTACCACATGCTGTAAAAATAACACATAATATTAATAAAGCTATTATTTCAAACTTTTTATTTTTCATAGCAATCACCTCTAAATTCGATACTTCTATTGTCTTAAAACCGCACCATAATCCTTCTCAACCTTAGCCACAATTTTATTGGAAATGTCTACAATTTCTTTTTCTTCCAGTGTTTTGCTCTTATCTCTTAGAACTACGCTGATTGCCACACTCTTCATTCCTGGCAGTACTCCTACACCTTGATAAATATCGAATAGTTCCACTTTTTCAATTTTCTTGTCAACTTTCTGGATTGTTTTTAATACATCTCCAACTAGGATTTCTTCCTTCATAACGAATGCAAAATCTCTTGGCACAGCTGGATATTTTACAATTCCTTGATAATTTGCCTTTTTACCGATATATTTCTGAATCAAGTCAATGTTAAATTCTCCAACTAGAACTGATGTTTTCCCTAAGTCAAAGTTTTCCAGCACATCTGGATGAATTTCTCCAAAGCTTCCAATTAATTCACGACCAACAAATACATCAACTGAACGTCCAGGATGGAACTGGCTTTGCTCAGAACGTTTTATCATATAGTTATTGAATTTAAGCTGTGTAAAGATTTCTTCTACAATTCCCTTCAAATCGTAAAAATCGTAAGGAACAGGTTTTGGATTCCACAATGTCTTGTCATTTTCTCCAGCCAGAATTATTCCCAATTTCACTTCTTCTTTTGCCAATTCTTCGGCTTTTTCAAAAGTTCTGCTCACTTCAAAGAATCTGATATTTGAAACATTTCTGTTAATGTTGTCCTTTGCGTTTTTGATAAGGCTGTAAAGCAATGTCGGACGCAATGTTACAAAATCCTCTGTAATTGGTTTTAACACATCAATCAGTTTTTCCTGTGCAACTGTATATTTTATTTTTTCCATCGCATCTTTTGGAACAAAGCTGTAGTTGATAACTTCCTTAAGTCCTGCATTTGATGCAATAAGTTTTACCTGCGTAGAAAGTTTTGTTGTGTCAATAACTGGCTGTTCACTAATATCCAGTTTTGGTAAAATGTTTTCGATATTGTCAAAACCATACATTCTGATAATTTCTTCAAAGTAGTCCTGCTCATTTTCCAAATCGTCACGGTAACTTGGTGCAGTTAATGTCAAAGTTTCTCCATTATCCACAACTTCGATTTCAAGTCTAGTTAAAATTCCAATAACAGTTTCACGAGGAATTACTTTCCCAACGAAACGGTTCAGTCTTTCAAAATTAAGTTCAGCAGATTTTTTCTCATAAGGGACAGGATAATTGTCAACAGCTCCAGCCAATATTTCTCCACCTGCTACTTCCTGAATCAAATTCGCAAGTCTATTTATCACATTAATCGCATTTTCCTCGTCCACTCTTCTTTCAAATCTGTATGAAGAATCGCTTGATAAAGTCAATCTTCTTGACGTTTTTCTCACATTTTGCGAGTTAAAGTTTGCCACTTCCAGAAGGATATTTTTTGTATTTTCAGTAATTTGTGAATTTTCTCCGCCCATTACACCACCAAGTGCTATGGCTTTCACTCCATCCGAAATTACAATATCATCACTATTTAACTCTCTTTCCTGCTCATCAAGCGTAATCAGTTTTTCGTTTTCAAGCCCTGCTCTCACAACAATCTTTCCACCTTCAATTTTATCAAGGTCAAAAGCATGATTAGGCTGATTAAGTTCCATCATCACAAAATTTGAAGCATCTACAATATTATTAATACTTCTGATTCCAATAGATTCTACTCTTTCCTTAAGCCATTTTGGACTGTCCTTAACCGTTACATTTTTAATAATTCTAGCCACATATCTTTTCGCCAAATTGCTGTCTGCAATTTCAACTGAAATATTGTCAGCCGTTTTTTCGCTACTTTCAGTATTTATCACAAAACTAGGATATTTAACTTCCTTCCCGTAATAAGCCCCCAGTTCTCTTGCAATCCCAATATGCGATAAACAATCAGGACGATTTGGCGTAATTTCCAGCTCAAACACAGTATCATTAATTCCCAAATATTCCTTCATTGGTATTCCAGCAGGTGTATCTTGAGGTAAAATTATAATCCCGTCAGAATCCTTACCAATATTCAGTTCTTCTTCTGAACAAAGCATTCCATTTGATTCCACACCTCTTATCTTCCCTTTTTTAATAACAAAGTCTTCAGCCAGTTTTGCTCCAACCTGTGCTAAAACAACCTTATCTCCAGTCTTATGATTAGACGCACCACATACAACCTGCAAAATTTCCTTCCCATTATCTACTTTACAAATCGTCAAATGATCCGAATCAGGATGCATCTCCTTTTCAACAATATGTGCCGTTACAACATTTTCCAAGTTTTCCCCCAGCACTTCGATTTTTTCCACTTCCTGCCCAATCATAGTAAGGGCATTCTCCATTTCATTTATTTCTATTCCATCTAAATCTATATACTGCTTTAACCAGTTCAACGAAATCAGCATTTTTTTCTCCTTATTTTTCTTTTTTTTATTTCAAATATATTATACAATCTATTTTATTAATAAATGGTAATCCAAGTTTTTTGATTAATAATTATTTTCTCTTTCTTTTTTATTTATCATAAGTTTTTCTAAGCAGGGAGATCAAACGCCATCTCCCTGCACCCACGCTTTACGCAAAACTTTCTTATAAAAGAAAAAGAAAACTCGATTTTTAATAAAGATTATTTCATTTCTTTAAGTAATTACAATTTAAATTACATTCAAAAATCTCAAACAGTTCTTTTTCTTTTAATGAAATTTTGCTTGATTTTTGTTTTAATCAAACAATCATTGTAATTAAATTAAAATGTCGTGATTTTTTTGGAATAAAATTGATTGTCTGAGCTTTTTCAAGATTTTTAAATTACTAAAATTTAGAGAGTTTATAATAACTTTTATTAAAAAGCGAGTTTCAATTTTATTTCAAAAAAAATGCTTAGACAAGCTGGGATTAGTGCGTAGCACTTTCGCTAAAATCTTCAGATGTTATAATTTGAAGAAATTGAAATAACTAATATTGCGAAATAAAAAGGGATAGCGACTGTTCCCCTTTGCTTTATAAAAAAGAAAAAAGAAAAAACATAAAATTATAGAAAAAATATTTATTAATAGTTATTTATTTATAAAATTTGAAAATATTTTTTTTGCTATTTTTATAAATAATTCAGGTTTTTCTATATATTTCATATTTTTTGAAAAAACAATTTCTCCTGTTTTCTTCTCAATTTGTATATTTTTATTGTTCTTATTTTCCAAAACGGTAATTTTTCCAATTTCTTTCCAAAAATAATTTTCTAAAAGTTTTCTATTTTGATTTTCCACTCTAATTCCATCTTTGTTTAAAAAAATATTGTTATATATTTTTACTTTTTCTAAGTTTTTATCCATATTTAAACTAAAAATTTTGTCTTTCATTAAATTATTTTCTTCAATAATTCCGAATTTAAAGTCAAATTCATCCTTATTTTTTATATCTTCATTAAATTCATTCTTTAAAACAAATTCAACATAATTTTTTACAAACAATTTTGAAGCCATCCTGTTTAATTTCAAATTTATTGTAATTTTTTCTAAATGATTTTTTATTAAATTTTCTTTATTTTCCACTTCAATAACGAGAAATTCAACATTATCAGAACCATTTTTTAAATTTAAATAGAAATAATTTTTCACATCTTCAAAAAATATTTTTTTCTTTTTCAAGGCATCTTCAAAGCCATTTTCATAAAAAATATATTTTCCAACCGAACTTTCTTCCATTTTCAGCCATAAAAACTGAATTGGTGCAAGTGATATAATAAATATTCCAATCCAGAATAAAAACTCAAAATAATTTTTTCCCCAGTTCACAAGCGACGAAATTACAAGGAAAAATCCCAAAATAATACAAATTGCCATAATAAATGTACTTTTTATAATCAAAACTTGTGAAATTCCAGCTTTTCCAACTGTTTTACCTAATATTTTTTCCTTCATCTTTCAAATTATCCTATTTTTGTTTTTAACTGCAATCCCAATTATAAAGAATTTCTGAAAAATCTTTATTTTTCAAATTTTCACGATTTATAAAAAAGTTTATTACACCAGCATCTCCGATACAAACTTTCCATTTTCCTTTGGTTTTATCATGTTCACTGTCAAGCTGAAACAGTAATGTATCATATTTTTGGTATTTTTCCTCATATTTTCTTGGATCTTCCTGTGTAAAATATGGAAAACCTTCACATTGTGAATGATAATCATCTGAATAATCTATTAAGTCCTGCAACTTTTCATAAAGTTTCAATTCTTGTGCTGGGTCTAAACTTTTCTCCTCGCAAATTTCGTCAAATATATCTTCAAAAAAATCTTCAAATCTTTCTTTTTCGGTTTGTAATTCAAAATTCATTTTATAACTTTGATTATCTTCTGTAACACCATATTCTTCAAATTTTTGTGGATTATAAATATCTTTTAACTTTTCTGTATTGTAAAATTTCCCAATTTCTTCATGATAAATCACTCTAAATCCATTTTGAACAGTTTGCCCCAAATCAAGCCCCATAAGACTATCGTTAGCTACAAAAAATTGTAAAATTCCTTTTTTGGGAAAATCCTTCAATCCTCTCAAATTTTCACAATTAATCTGTGCAACCAAAAACATTTCATTTCCATCGGACGTTTCTGGAATTTTTTTTCCTATCGGAACATAGGATAATCCCATAACTTTACTATCTGTTATTTTTAGTTCATTTTCCGTCAATGTAATTTTTGCAAAAGTCTTTGTTTGTGCAGTTTTTTCATATTCAGCCCAAATTTCATCATAAACTTTTTTTGCAAATTCATCATCAATTTTTATTTCTAATTCATTTTCCATTTTTAACCTTCCAATTAAATTAGTAATTTATTATCTAAATTTTTCCATTCTTACAATTCCTTCATCATCTGCTTTGTTTATTCCATTTTTGCAACTATATCCCATTTTCTTATAAAACGGAACAGCCGTAATGGACGCAGGTACCTCGATTCTTTTGGCTCTTAAAAAATATTCATCTTTTTCCAATGTTTCAATAATTTTTCGTCCTATTCCCTTTCCTTGAGATTCAGGCGAGATAAAAATAGTAAATAAAGAACTTTCATCAATTTTATCCCAATATGGTGCAATTGCTCCACATCCAATAATATCGCCCTTTTCTTCGGCAACATAAAAATGTGTCCACGAAGCTCTTTTAAGGACATTTTCAGGATGGAAATTATTTACATAATTTTCTATTAAATCAGCAGAATAATCTTTTATATTTGTTTTTCGCAATGTTTCCACAATCAATTCAGATACTTTTTTAGCGTCTTTTTCTTCAAATCTGCGTATTTTCATATTTTTCTCCGCTTTTTAAATTTATTTATAAATCTCTTTCCTATGCCCAATATCAAAAATATAAATTGTTATTTTTTCATCAATGATTATAGCTAAAATTCTGTAATTTTCAACTCTATATCGCCATTTTCCCTTATATTTACCTTGTAGCGCTTTTCCCTGACTACGTGGATTTTCAAGTTTTTCAATTATTTCCTTGATATAAGTTTTTATTTGTTTTTGGGATTTTTGTCCAATTTTAATATACTCTTTAATGCTCTTTTATCATATTTTACAATATAAGCCATTATACACCTACTAAATCCCAAAATTCATCACTAGAATAAAATTCTCCATCACTTTCCTCAATTGCCTTATCCAAATCTTCAGAATCTTTCAAATCTTCCAGATATTCCTGTAACAAAGCAGACAATACTTCATTTTCACTTTTTCCAATTTTTTTGACTTCTTTTTTAAATTCATTTATCAAATTTGAATTAACATCAACCTTATATATCATTTTTTCTCCCCCAATACTAATTAAAATTGATTTAAAAACCTCTCATCATTTTCAAAAAACGCCCTCAAATCATCAATTCCATATTTAAGCATTGTAATTCTTTCAAGCCCTAGCCCAAATGCAAAACCTTGATATTTTTTCGGATCGATTCCAACACCTTCCAGAACTTTCGGATTTACCATTCCACTTCCTAAAATTTCAAGCCACCCAGTCCCTTTACAAACTCTACATCCAGCTCCTTTACAAACTCCACATTCTACATCCATTTCAGCTGATGGCTCTGTAAATGGAAAAAAATGTGGACGGAATCTTACCCTTCTGTCTTCTCCAAATATTTTTTTCACGATATTTTCCAAAATCGCCTTAAAATTAGCAAAAGAAACATCTTCTCCTACCATAAGCCCTTCCATCTGATGGAACATTGGCGTATGCGACACATCATAATCTGGACGGTAAACTTTTCCAATCGAAATCATTCTAAATGGAGGTTTTCTATCTTCCATATATCTAATTTGCATACCAGAAGTTTGTGTTCTTAGCACAACATTTTCTTCTTCGATGTAAAATGTATCTGAAATTTCACGTGAAGGATGTGTTTTTGGAATGTTTAATGCATCAAAATTGTATTTCACATATTCCACTTCTGGTCCATCCACAATGTCAAATCCCATTGTAGAAACGATATCCTTTATTTCCATAACCGTCTTTGTAAGCGGATGAAGCGAACCCACGTTAGCCTTTCTCCCTGGTAAAGTCACATCTATAGTTTCATTTTTCAGTCTTTGCTGTTTTGCAATTTCCTTCAAGTCAGTATTTACTTCTTCAAATCTATTTTGCAATACATTTTTTATTTCATTCGTAACTTTCCCAAATTCAGCTCTTTTTTCAGCCGCAATATCAGCCATTCCCTTCATAACAGCTGTAAATTCCCCTTTTTTCCCCAATATTTTAACTCTCAGGTCATTCAGCTCCTCAAGATTTTCCACCTCTTTAAGTTTTGCTAACACTTCTTCTTTCAAGTGTGCCAATTTGTCTAACATTTTTCCTCCTGTTTGCTTCACTATTCTATATTTTTACCATAAAAATTTATGTTTTTATTATATCATACTTTAAATATATTAAAAAGTTTAATTTTTCTATTTCTAATTCAAAAAAAGAATACCCACAATAAGGTATTCTCTTAAATATTTTGAATTATAACTTGTATTGCCAAAATAATTACAAAACTATTTTCTATATTTTTCAGCAAACTGCTGAAGTTCAGCTATTTCTCTTTTTGCTCTATCAGACAAAACTTTCACGTCGTTAATCATCTGTTTTGAACGTGCCATAATAAAATCCAGATATTCTGTATTTTTAGTTTTTAAGTACATTTCCTTGGCATAATACATATCCTTAAAATCATTTTTAGCCTGTTTTATTAACAGCTTTTGCCCAACCATAACAATTAATGCCGCTGCCAAGGCTATTATTGTCCCATATCCTTTAGTAAGCGGATATAAAATCATTCCAATAACCATAAGTCCTGTAACTAAAATAGAACTGTTTTTTACATACCCTTCTTTAGGTGGAACTTTCACATATTTTTCCACTTTTTCAATCATTTTTTTAAACATATTATTTCAAAATTCCTAACCAGAATCCTACTATTCCTATTATAAAGAATCCGAAAATTATCCAAATAGGATTTACTTTTTTCTTTAACAAGTGCATACATCCAAATGTAAGTAATAATGGTAATAACCCAGGTAATAAATCATTTAATATACTTTGAACTGTAATTACAACTTCTTCTCCTGCCTGATTAGTATATTTAGATAGCACTAATGGAATGTTTATTGAAGTCCATTTTGAAACTAATGATCCCATTACGAAAAGTCCCAATATAGAAGCTCCTTGAGTTAATTTTTGAAGAACTCCACCTTCCATATCTCCAACGATTTCTGTCCCTTTTTCATATCCATATTTTAGTCCATACCATCTTGTTAAAAATCTCGCTATATTTATTCCCAAGAAAAACATTATTGGTCCTGCTAAATTTCCATTATTCATTGCAAGAGAAGCTCCAAGAGCCGCTAATACTATACGTATTGTACCCCAAAAAATAGGATCTCCTACTCCAGCAAGCGGTCCCATAAGTCCTACTTTTATCCCACTTATAGTTGCGTCGTCAATATCTACACCATTTGCCTTTTCTTGTTCCATCGCGGCTGTAACTCCCATTATAGTTGAACCTATCCATGGTTGAGTGTTAAAAAATTCCAAATGTCTTTTAAGAGCCGCTGCCTGATCTTCCTTTTTAGAATATAGTCTTTTTATTGCAGGAATCATTGTTACGCAGAATCCCATTGACTGCATTCTTTCAAAGTTGAAAGACCCTAGTAAAGTTGTAGATCTCCAGTACATGCTTTTCAAATCTTTATCAGTTAATTTTTTTTCTATATTTTCTGCCATTTTTCCTACCTCCTATAGTCCTTCCAGTTCATCATCAGCTTCTTCTATAATACCAGCATTTCCGTCGCCACTTGGTACAGCAACTTGATGATATTTAGGATTCAATTGAATATAAATTATTGCTACGCACAATCCTATTATTCCCAATCCGACCAAATTAATATCTTTTACAAACGCCGCTACTACAAATCCCAGGAAGAAGAATGGCATCAATGCTTTTGCTTCCATCATATTTATCACCATTGCATACCCAACTACTACTATAAATCCTCCAGCAACTTGAAGTCCTCCTGTTATTTCTTTTGGAATTGAATTTAAAGCTTTTTCCACTATACTTGTTCCTGCAATCATACCAACTAACACAGCCGGAATTGCCACTCTTAATGCCTGTAAAGCCAATCCTGCAAAGTGACACATCTCAATCCCTCTAAAATTAGCCTGTTCTGCATATTCATCTGCTTTATGCTGGAAGAATACTGTTATAGTTCTAACAAAAATTGTAAGGACTTGTCCTGCCGCTGCAATTGGTACTGCAATTGCAATTCCTTCTTGGATTGACCGTTTTCCTACAATTACCAGTATTGCTGAAATTACACTGGCTAATGCCGCATCTGGAGCCATTGCTGCTCCAACATTCATCCATCCAAGTGCCAGCATTTCAAGTGAACCACCTAACATAACCCCCGTTTTTATATCTCCCAATACAAATCCCACTAAAGTACATGCTACTAACGGACGGTGAGTCTGTCTTTCATCAAGCACACTTCCCATACCAGTTATTGCTGCTACAAGTGCCAACAAAATTAACTGAACAATATTCATATTTTTGTCCTCCTAAAGATAGTTTTCATTTTAAATTATGTTTTTTATCAAGTTTTTAATCAAATGAGATAGAACCTAATTTTGCGTTAAGGTTTTCTGGTGAAGATGAAGCCAATTGTCTTAATTCAAGATCTACACCCATGCTGTCCAGTTTCTTAAATGCTTCCAAATCATCTTTATTAATCGCAACTGCTTGTGAAATTAACTTATCTCCTTCTTTATAAGTCATTCCTCCAACGTTTACTTTTTTAATATCCACTCCACCCTCAATTAATCTTACTACATCAGCTGGATTTGTTACTAAAAGTAAAACTTTTGTTTTTTCATATTTAGGATTGTTATAAACTGCTATTGCTTTTTCTACAGGGATTACAAATGATTTTACCCCTTCTGGTGCCACTTGTAATAAAAGAGATTTTCTTATCTTATCTTCTGCTACATCATCATTAACAGCAAAAATTGCTTCTGGTTTAGTTGCTTTTACCCATGAAGTCGCAACTTGTCCGTGTATTAATCTTGAATCTATTCTTGTTAAAACTAATTCCATAATTCTATTCCGCTACTGAAAATTTTGTGAAAAAATTCATGTATAATATAAAAAATTTCTCAGTAACTCTCCTTTCGTTTATATTTTTGTATTTTCTGCTATATTTTATTTTATAAATCCAGTTCATCTGAATCATCATCGTCATCGACAACCTCTGCGCTAAATAATTCACTAAAAATTTTAATTCCATTGATTCCTGAATTTTTTGCCACTTGAACTAATTCAGAAACATCGCTTGTTTCTTCTCTTGCATCTAAAACTTCCAATAGCATTGGAACATTAACACCTGTTATTACATCGGTGTTCTTCGTTTCGGCAACAACTCTGCAGGCTGCATTATAAGGACTTCCACCAAATAAATCCACTAAAAACAATGTTCCTTCCGCATCGTATTTTGAAATAATATTGTTATATTTTTCAATCAGATCTTCAGGACCTTCGCCTGGCACAAATGTTACAAACTCAAGCTGTTCGCTTTCTCCTAGAACCATTTTTGTCAGATTAACGGTTTCTTCTGACATTTTTCCATGTGTTGCAACAATTAAGTTAATCATTTCAGTTTCTCCTTTCAACATTAAAATTTCTAATTTCCACAATTACTTTACAAATTTAGTATAACCTCATCAATTTAGATTGTCAATACATTTTTAAAAAAAATTCTTTCAATCTATCTGTACGTAATATTAATTTATTTATATTTTTGCTTATAATAAACCCCATTAAAAAATAGAGACAAACTAGTTGTTTGATAATTAATTCATAATCATTTAACTAAATTGTCTTTTATTACTTTTTGAATATTTTATTAATAAATATTTTTTCATATTACTATGTTTTTTCTTTTTATATAAGCAAGGAAAATCAGTACTATTTCCCTTTATTTCGCAATTAATATTGCAATTCATAAATAAAAAAAGACACAACCTTGATTTTACTCAATAGTTATGTCCTTCTTTATTCCAACTGCTGCCAGCAATGGCTCCAATTATTTTAATATTTTTTGTTCAAACTTTTTACCACCATAATAGATAATGTACTTTTTATCCTGCAGTGCTCCAGGATTCACAAATACTACTCCGTTTTTTTCTGCCATAAATTCTTTATGCGTGTGTCCAAAAACACAGATTTCAGCTTTTTCCAGATGAGCCTTCTTTTCAAGCTCCTCAAGCGTAGTTTTTACACTGAACAGGTGTCCATGTGTTAATAATACCTTCTTCCCCATTAAATCAAATATTGCAGTTTCCCTGGACTCATAGTCATCCATATCAGTATTTCCTTTTACAATAGCAAAAAGTACATCTCTATAGACTAACGACATATCAATTGCATCCGTGCTATGATCTCCCGCAAAAATTACAATTTCCGGCTGCTCCAGATCCATCACTTGCTGAAAATAATCAAGCCTCCCATGGCTGTCAGAACAAATCAATACCTTCATTAAATCTCCTCTCTCCATTTCTCTTTTTATTTCCTATTTTAGAAAATCTCCATTATGCTTAAAAAACTTGTAAAACGATATATTTACCAAGTTTCTAAATAATCTTTCCCTATATAATTTTATTTTTTACGCCGTTATAACTTCAAAAATTATATTTAATTTTTAAATTCAGATTATTATAACATATTTTTTAACTTTATACTAATTTTCTATGTCATATATAAGAAATTAAAATTTAAAACAGAATACGTATTATTTATTATAATCTAAAAAGTTTTATAAATGTTTTTATTTTTATTATAATTTTCTTTATTTTTAAGTTTTATTTAAATTTATAAGCAAAAAATTTTATGTTAAAGTTATCTATAGCCCTCTATTTATAATGTTTTTTATAAAAAATAAAAAATCAGAATGTTTAAATTTTTATAATAAATTTAAATCATTAGTTACATAATTCTAAAAATGAAATTATTATAAAAAAAATTTTACCTAAAAAAAATTAAATGTACCCAAATCCCTTACTACATTAATAAAATTAAATAATATTGGGATTTGAGCAAAGCTGTCATAATTTTTCTGTTTGATTCTAACATTTTTCCTTTCTATTTTAACCAGTTTTTTATTTAAATCTTAAAATAATCTTTGTTGATTATTTTATCCAAAAAATTCTTATTTCTATTTCCCAACACAAAAATTCCCAAATACATGATCTAAAATATCCTCAGACGATATTTCTCCTGTAATTTCTGAAAGTGAATCTAACGCTTCCTTTAAATCCACGGAAATTAAGTCCATTGGAAGTCCCATATCTATTGTTTCAAAAATATTTCTTATTGCGTCTTTTGTTTTTTCAAGTGCTGTTTTATGCCGAATATTTGTAATTATTAGTTTTTCTGATGAGTTTTCCACATCTTCTTCCACAATGTATGAATAGATTTTTTCCTGCATATCTTCAATTCCAATATTGTCTTTTGCCGAAATTTCAACAATATTTTCCAAGTTATACCCTTCAAGATTAATTTTTTTATTTAAATCAATCTTATTCAATAATACTATAACTTTCTTTTTATTTTCTTTTATCTGATTTATAACTTCTATATCCTCATTTTCCAGCTCCTTTGAAGCATCCAGTACAAGAAGCACCAAATCAGCCTTTTCAATAAACTGCTTAGACTTTTCTACACCAATATTTTCCACAATGTCGTCAGTTTTTCTAATTCCTGCTGTATCCACCAGAACTAAGGGAATTCCTTTTATATTGATTATTTCCTCAATAACATCCCTCGTAGTCCCAGCAATATGCGTTACAATGGCACGCTCCTCATGAAGCAGGGCATTTAGCAATGTAGATTTCCCAACATTTGGTTTTCCGACAATAACTGTCTTTATCCCCTCTTTTATTTTTTTTCCTGTGTCATACGAGTCAATTAACCGATTTGCTTCTTCATATACTTTTTCCAGATTATCTCTAAGTTCTACCGGCAACGGATCATCAATCCCTTCTTCAGGATAGTCCAGCACCACATTCACATGTGCCGTAATATCTAGCAAAGCCTTCTTAAATTCATTTACTTTGTCACGCAAGTCCCCTCTTAACTGATCAAGCGACAGTGATACGCTCTTTTCTGTTTTTCCCTGAATAATATCCATAACCGCCTCAGCCTGTGACAAGTCTATACGTCCATTCATAAATGCTCGCTTTGTAAATTCCCCGCTTTCAGCATGTCTTGCTCCATTTCTTAGCACAAGTTCAAGTACTTTTTCCGAAACAAGTGTTCCACCGTGGCAATTTATTTCCACAATATCTTCACAAGTATAGCTTTTTGGGGCTTTTAGCCTTACAGCCATAACTTCATCCACTATTTTTTCTCCATCCTTGATAAATCCGTAATTTAATTTATAAAAACCCAAATCAGCATTTGGGTTTTTTTTAATAAATATTTTGTCCAGTATTTCAAATGATTTATCGCCGGATATTCTTATTATGGCAATCCCGCCTTCACCTTTCGGAGTGGAAATCGCCGCAATTGTATCAAACAACATTTTATCCCTCTATTTTCTAAAATCATTTTATTTTTATTTTATATTA
This is a stretch of genomic DNA from Leptotrichia hofstadii. It encodes these proteins:
- a CDS encoding YwqG family protein, translating into MENELEIKIDDEFAKKVYDEIWAEYEKTAQTKTFAKITLTENELKITDSKVMGLSYVPIGKKIPETSDGNEMFLVAQINCENLRGLKDFPKKGILQFFVANDSLMGLDLGQTVQNGFRVIYHEEIGKFYNTEKLKDIYNPQKFEEYGVTEDNQSYKMNFELQTEKERFEDFFEDIFDEICEEKSLDPAQELKLYEKLQDLIDYSDDYHSQCEGFPYFTQEDPRKYEEKYQKYDTLLFQLDSEHDKTKGKWKVCIGDAGVINFFINRENLKNKDFSEILYNWDCS
- the pheT gene encoding phenylalanine--tRNA ligase subunit beta — protein: MLISLNWLKQYIDLDGIEINEMENALTMIGQEVEKIEVLGENLENVVTAHIVEKEMHPDSDHLTICKVDNGKEILQVVCGASNHKTGDKVVLAQVGAKLAEDFVIKKGKIRGVESNGMLCSEEELNIGKDSDGIIILPQDTPAGIPMKEYLGINDTVFELEITPNRPDCLSHIGIARELGAYYGKEVKYPSFVINTESSEKTADNISVEIADSNLAKRYVARIIKNVTVKDSPKWLKERVESIGIRSINNIVDASNFVMMELNQPNHAFDLDKIEGGKIVVRAGLENEKLITLDEQERELNSDDIVISDGVKAIALGGVMGGENSQITENTKNILLEVANFNSQNVRKTSRRLTLSSDSSYRFERRVDEENAINVINRLANLIQEVAGGEILAGAVDNYPVPYEKKSAELNFERLNRFVGKVIPRETVIGILTRLEIEVVDNGETLTLTAPSYRDDLENEQDYFEEIIRMYGFDNIENILPKLDISEQPVIDTTKLSTQVKLIASNAGLKEVINYSFVPKDAMEKIKYTVAQEKLIDVLKPITEDFVTLRPTLLYSLIKNAKDNINRNVSNIRFFEVSRTFEKAEELAKEEVKLGIILAGENDKTLWNPKPVPYDFYDLKGIVEEIFTQLKFNNYMIKRSEQSQFHPGRSVDVFVGRELIGSFGEIHPDVLENFDLGKTSVLVGEFNIDLIQKYIGKKANYQGIVKYPAVPRDFAFVMKEEILVGDVLKTIQKVDKKIEKVELFDIYQGVGVLPGMKSVAISVVLRDKSKTLEEKEIVDISNKIVAKVEKDYGAVLRQ
- the pheS gene encoding phenylalanine--tRNA ligase subunit alpha, which gives rise to MLDKLAHLKEEVLAKLKEVENLEELNDLRVKILGKKGEFTAVMKGMADIAAEKRAEFGKVTNEIKNVLQNRFEEVNTDLKEIAKQQRLKNETIDVTLPGRKANVGSLHPLTKTVMEIKDIVSTMGFDIVDGPEVEYVKYNFDALNIPKTHPSREISDTFYIEEENVVLRTQTSGMQIRYMEDRKPPFRMISIGKVYRPDYDVSHTPMFHQMEGLMVGEDVSFANFKAILENIVKKIFGEDRRVRFRPHFFPFTEPSAEMDVECGVCKGAGCRVCKGTGWLEILGSGMVNPKVLEGVGIDPKKYQGFAFGLGLERITMLKYGIDDLRAFFENDERFLNQF
- a CDS encoding type II toxin-antitoxin system RelE family toxin, whose translation is MKEYIKIGQKSQKQIKTYIKEIIEKLENPRSQGKALQGKYKGKWRYRVENYRILAIIIDEKITIYIFDIGHRKEIYK
- a CDS encoding DUF4825 domain-containing protein, which gives rise to MKNKKFEIIALLILCVIFTACGKSQNSNKNTYEYKTKYVGDNSKVMNILSNLKYPKKTSYNSVQILSEKEPYGVLVKLNINSGKIPEKNEFLKNSAVLFALIENLSFVKYEDVSNNKIIAEFTRDEIDNYLKAEVNKNTKEIGSNEKEFVKYLNK
- a CDS encoding GNAT family N-acetyltransferase, with the protein product MKIRRFEEKDAKKVSELIVETLRKTNIKDYSADLIENYVNNFHPENVLKRASWTHFYVAEEKGDIIGCGAIAPYWDKIDESSLFTIFISPESQGKGIGRKIIETLEKDEYFLRAKRIEVPASITAVPFYKKMGYSCKNGINKADDEGIVRMEKFR